AAAGAGCACATGACCATTCCAGGATGGGAGGAATTGTTGCTATCTTTTGCAGATTCCATCACAGAGTGCCTTCAGTATCTTATTtgttatagaaatgaaaacatgtaagcAAGAGCACATCACTTTTATTCTTTCCCCAGGGCTTAATGAGACTCTGCACTGGTTTCTTCACTATCTCCCAGCCCTCACATCTTAGTGCTCTGTCTTTAATTAGctatgtgtgtatctatgtgtcctgctgtctgtgtctctgtgatAGATGTGAATCCTGTTTTCCAACTTATACTGGAAAGCATAGAGAGGAAGAGAGCAGGTCATCTTGAGCATCCCCCTTTGAGCACCTAATACTGTATAGAGTTGTCATAGACTGTCTAGAGAAAAGGACAGTGTTAGGAACCTCTGTGGAAGAGAATGTAGTtatgggaagagaaagaggagtctgGGGGCCTGCAGATTCCATACAGTCTGGCTAAAGGATTCCAACTTTCTCCATGGTTTTCTATATAGAAAGGCTCAAACAGATGGACACTTATGCAGCGAGGATCCACACCTTTATTTAGATTAGTCCAAACAGACACTATGCTGGAGCTCCTTAAGAACACAGTCTCTCcacaggcttcctggaggcaCAGAAAAGAAAGGGTATGTTGTGGCCATAACGGCAAACAGTGAGAGCTCGTCCAGGCTGCTGAGGTGACCTCCTTTCATGGTCCCTGGGTCCTGTGGTCTGAATTCTGTATTTACCCTGCTTCGTTGCTGGCACTGAccaggagaaatggaaaagggCACTAAGAGTAACAAGGATAACACCAACACAACATGACATTAACCTTAACCTTAACCTTAATGCAGAGAAGGAATTGAGGGATGGCGAGAGAACTGGCTGTGCAAGCCAGCTGGCAGAGAGAGATCTCCTAAGAAgcttgtactatttttttttttttttttgtacgcgggcctctcactgttgtggcctctcccgttgcgaagcacaggctccggacgcgcaggctcaggctcagcggccatagctcacaggcccggccgctccgcggcatgtgggatcttcctggaccggggcatgaacccgtgtcccctgcattggcaggcggactctcaaccactgtgccaccagggaagcccagaagcttGTACTTTTAATGCATCCCTCAAGGTTTTCATTTGCTAAAGATCAGTGAGAGGCTTAAATAAATGGCTTCTGGGATGGAATTAATTCTTGGGTTTCATTGACCAGGAGCTGCAAGTCAGAGGAGATGTTGGGAACCAGTTCTCTTTAATTCTCTCATGAGCTTCCTTTTCACCCCACTCATCAGTTTGTATACAACATTTCTGCTGTGAGTGATTTAGAGTCTGAAGGAGTTATCAAATTCTAAATGATGGTCTGAGTTGCCCTTTGCCAGTAACGTGCTGCTTGGGACCACATTCCCCACATGTCCAATTATTGTTGACATGTAATGATAACAGTGGTTTTCTTCTCTTGGAAGGGAAGGAATCCAAAATCTTCAAAGTAAAAAGGAAGCAAACTCATCTGGTTTTCACCATGCTTAAGATACTGAGGTAGAAACACTTAATTGGTAGGAacaccttcctctctctttttctgccatgtggtggtggtggtgacctCGGCCATCCTCCACTCCTGATTGTTTTCCTTGACACCTTTTCTTACAGCACCTGCTCACTCCCTCCCACAAAACCCCCTTACAATTAGGTAGATGCTGTCACTCTTCTTCAGAGGGCCGCTAGGTTTAATTCCTGTCATCAACTTGAGGAGTACAGATACATAGAGGATGTGACAAAAGTAGACCTCATCTATGGTAAATTCCCTCCACAGGGATGATAGTATTCacttacaagaaaaaaagtggttaaaagaaaagtggttgccagtgAGTGTATGGTTGAAAGGCTCAGGAATATATATCTGTCTCAGACTCAGCAACACTAGCCATAAACATGAAATACTCCATTCAGATCCCCTCTACCTCTCCTTACCTTCCTCAGAGTTGCCCATGTCTGCTTAGCGTGCCTCAATTAGGAGCTGCAAAATTCAGACATCTCTCTGTGTTGACATCTCTCCGTTTTAACATCTCAGCAATCTCTGGGAAACCTTTCAGAGCATCAAGAAGGGATATACTTCCAGGTTTGGGGGGAGTCCATGGTGCTAATTAGGAGGCTATGCGGAGGGAAGAATAGGACATGTAATGGCCCATTCATTCCTGAGTCATGCTGCACATGCTCAGAAAGTGCCCACTGTGTACCAGAAACTGGGCTGGACACTGGGGGACAAGGTGAATAagatggtccctgccctcacggTGCTCACAGTTTATGGGGAAACAGATCAGTAAatagataattataaaataatattctaaatgCAATGATGGCAATCTGAGCAAGGGGacaggaatggataaatgaattaatactttAAAAGCAGTAGAGAGGATGTGCAATATTCCCATTTAACCAACTAGAGACGAAAGTCCTCTGGTTTGTTTAAAAGCCCAATAAAAAGCTACAGCTTTCCTGGATTGAGTCAGATTGTATAGTTTAATGAAAAATGATCTGGGTAAGGTCCAGCAGACTTGGCCTCTTTTCCACCATAGTGCCAACTCCTCAATTAACCAGCACTGGAAATCGCAGGTAAACTGATCAATCACCTCCCTGTGCTTTAGGTTTCTCCTTTGCAGAGTGGAAATAGTGATTCTTCCTATATTACAGAATTATGATGGAGAGAAATGAGGAGTGGATGATAAAAATGGCTCCTAAAATACATCCTGATGATGACAGTGATGAGAAGGCCTGAAGGGGAAGCAACCCGAGCCCTTCTCCATCTAGGCTTGCGTCTCTGCCCTGGACTTTCCCACCTGTGGAGAGAGGAGGTGATTGCACCCTATGGTGCGAATTCTGCCCTTACCTTTCACATCCACCCGACAGTCTACTGACGCCTCCCCCAGGGGGTTAATGGCCTTGCAGGTGTAGATGCCCCCGTCAAAGGGGCCAGGCTTGTGGATTTCTAGGGAGCAGATTCCCAGGTGAGTGAGGGCTCTGTACTTGGGGTTGCCTTGGATATCCATCTTGTTCTTTAGCCAGATGATCTTTGGCTGGAAGATAAAGATGAGGGGGGTGAGTTAGGAGCAGCCAACAGGACTCCAGCCCCCCTGCCAGAGAGATAGCTTTGAATCTTGTGCCCAATTGCCAGCAGGTCATTAAGTGACATCTTCATATATGAGGAACAAACACTAAAAGCAAAACTGGAAACATGATCCACATCAGCCTGTCTTGGACACCAGTGCCCTGAGTGTTCCTACGTAATGTGCTGTGGAACAGGCAGATGATGGTGACGGGAGCAAATGTTTTGGTTAGAATGTTCTTCAACACAGCTAAGGTTAGAGCAGAAGCAGAAAGCAGCACAGCCACCCACAGACCTCCTTGCTCACCTTGGGGGAGGCATGGATGCAGCAGAAGAGCTGGGTGTCACAGCCAATGACTGTAGTGCAGTCTGCCAGAGGCTGGGTGAACTTCGGGGCTTCTGAGAAATCTCACTGGACAAACCCCTCAGTCTTGTAAACAGTAGCTGAGGGGACCAAGAAGGGCCTTGCTGTAGTGCCTGAGAGCCCCATCCGTCTTCAACTCTTTCTCCTTAACTCTTCCCAGCTCCAAGTCTCAGTGCTTTACCTGCTTTCTGGATGTGGGCCGGGTCGGCAGTGACAGAGGCTGTCTGGCTGAGCCCACACTGGTTCTCAGCAAAGACTCGAAATGCATAGGAGTTGCCGACAACGAGGTCGGAGACTGTGCGGCTGGCGCGGTGATAGCGCTCCAGCACCATGAGCCACAGCTGTGGGGCCCCGGAAGATGCCCGGAATGAGACCCCTGTTTTGGCAACTCACTCCACCCCAGCCTACTGCGTGGAACTACGAGAGTCCCATTCCAGAATGTgctgttcctccctccctccaccccagctggGCCTCACCCCAGATTTGGTGTCAGCCTTTTGCACCGCATATCCCAGGAGTGCGTTCCCGTGTCTTGGGGCAGAGTCCACTCCAGGGTAGCGCTGGAGCCCCAGACATCCACCAACTTGATACTCTGAGGAGAGCCTGGCCTCTTTGAAAGAGCCAAGCATGGCAGCGGGCATGGCACGCCTCACACGCCAGGACATTACCAGGAGGGGCCCCTCCGCTTCTGCTCAGCAACCCCTCCCTTCACCCACCACTGCGTCCCACAGCCCCGCTTCCCCGGCTCTCTGTGCTGATTCCTCTTCAGGCTGGGGTGGGAGCCCCCAAGGACCACGTCGTCTCCCATTCCCCCCACTGTACCGATCACCAGGGTGTCAGTGGTGGCGGTGGCCTCCAGCCCGCCCAGCTGCACATGGAGCTGGTAGTGACCCAAGTCAGCACACTGGGCCTCTCGGATGAAGAGGTTGGAGTCCCGCTCCCCATTCCGCATGCTCACATGACTGGCGTCCAAGGCACAGCCGTCATGCGTGCGCATGGCTTGAGGTTGGGGTTTGCCCTGAGAAATGGGGAGAGGGCTGTGAGCTGCCCCAAGAGGCCTTTTGCCCCTCCCGGCTGCAACAGGGGTCAGATCCACCAGGTCCACGTGGTGACTTGACTCGCAGCTGCAAATTCCTTGAGTGAGAGGTTGGTGGACTGTCCCAGCGGACTTCCATCTCTCAGCAACAGCCTCAGGATCATGGGAAAGGGGGATGGCTTTGAGTCTCCCTGCCTCTGAGAGTCTAGGTCATGGACACTCAGGGCAGCTGGGACTAAAATTAGCTGCCCAAACTCCTGAGAGCCCTCCAAACTGAGAGCTCCCAGACCCCTGCTGACTGAAGGGCATGGATTAGCCTTACATCATCACCTGGGCATGCCCAACCTGACCTGACCAGAACACCCCGCAGGAGTGCTGATGGAAGGGCTGTTTGGCCTCACACTTGGTGACATGTCCCTTCCATTCAAGGCTAGGATGACTGTCCCACTGCTAGCAGGactcttgttttttgtttccaAATCAAAACCCTGGCCTGGCTCCAGTCATGGACCCAACGTGGGGCTGTCATGATCACCTGGAACGGGATTAGTAGATTCAGAGTGTCTCCAACCTTCCGGACGTAGGTCTGCCTCTGGGCCTGAGGTAGCCAGATCTTGGGGTGCTCTGagggatggaaagagagagaacgGGGTTGTGAGCCACCCTGGGGGGAAGAGGAGAGTTTAGAGGAAGTAGAAGTGGATGCTGCATCTAGCTGTGCTCCATGGCCAGGTGACCCAGGCAACACTCAGCAAATTAAGCCCTCTCTCGGGGAATGGGAAGATAGCTCCCATTGTCTCACTGGGATTTAGGGATAAGCAACCAGCTGTGGGATCCTGTAGAGAGAGTTAGTCTCAGCAGAAAGAGCACTGAAGCACGAGCCTGACACCTACTTCTTTTAATTGGTAACTCTCCACCATCGACTTTTCATCaactgagatttcttttttgtttatgcaCAGACCAGTCCAGTCCGAGTGGTCTGTCTTTCCACTCCTTTTCTACATTTGTCCTCAACAACACTCCTTTTTTCAAGGCCACTTTCAATGTCAATCCTGACCCCCAAGTGTCCGCCCCGCTCCCCAGTTTGGTGCCAGACCCCGAGGAGAAAGCTTTATATTCTGCAGGCAGAATCAACACCCTGGCCCCACCAGGACAGCACTGATGTCACTGCAGAGGGAGCTGGCGTCTGGTCCCTTCTCTGCAGGGCTGCCCTGTTCAGGGGCCTGCACAGTGTCTTCCAGTCTGTGGAGGATCACTTTGTACAGTCAGAATCTGGGAAAGATTAGGTCCACTGCTTACTCCCCCTTGATCTTCCAGGCGTGTTCCAGTGAGAAGAGAGATTAGATTATGTTTATTGGCTTCCAGGATGAAGACAGGAGATGCTCAGGAAAGTGCTGAGTGTAAGTTTGGGGAATGACCAGGTGTAAGTTCCTCTCAGGATGCCTCCGGCAGCCTTGGCTGAGGAAGTGCAAACATCCCACCTGGGTTCCTTTCGGCTCCTAGCTGAAATCTACTCCATTTTCCAGGCTTCTGGTGCTACTGCTTCCTCCTTTCTCAGGCAGAGACAGTCCCCCGCTGCTGTAGTCTTACAGGGAGTGTGACAGTCTCAGTCCCCACCAACTCCCCAGCCTCCCCGCTCCTTCATTCCTATCAGTTGGAAGAACTCCACCCCAGCACACAACTGTGGCAAACAGCTTGATAGCGGATTCCAAACTTTTTGATAACACACATTTCCCTGTAAATACATCCCTGAACATTCACCCCAATGTATGTATGTTTACTTACAAATTGAActgtttaaaatgtacattaCATAATGCAGAATTTGAATggtgaaattgaaaataaaataaacgaaGGATCTACAAAGCTCTTCCTACACCTCAGTTTGTAGATCGTTGTTTAGAGACCAGGAACTTCCGTAGTCCGCCCTGATTAGCATCTTGAGATAACTTGGGCTTTGTGGATGAAGATAGACAGAAATATTCAGTGCATGCTGTCCATATTACTTGCCTAGTTTCCTTTTTCACCGTGTGGCTTACGTTTTAACCTGGGTTGTGCTGTCTTAGGCTGCGCCTCACCCCTCTACCCTGATAGAAGTGGGAACTGTGTGGTACAGGGCCTCCAGTGCTCTAAGCGCTGTCCTGCCCGTACAGTGCAGGGCCTGAGGCCTCAGCAAGGACTCAGCTCGGAGCCCAGGCAGCTGAATGACCCTGCTCGGCTGCCCTCTGTTCGACTTTGGCAGTTTGGGTGGAGGCGGGGCATGAAGAACAGAAGAAGTGTTGTGTGATGTGTTCCTTTCCTGTGGCCATCTTGGCAAGCGACCAAGGAGTTGAGAACAGGCGGATATGACTTCAGGGTTTTCTGCAAAAAGAGGGCGGCAATTGAAAAGGAGGGTCAAAACCTCATCTTGTTGGGCTTGGTTCCCCACTGCTGAGTGGGGACCTAACCCTTCACGCTTGccggggagagggctggggagaAGCCGGCTCTGCTGTCTCT
The genomic region above belongs to Phocoena sinus isolate mPhoSin1 chromosome 1, mPhoSin1.pri, whole genome shotgun sequence and contains:
- the MYBPHL gene encoding myosin-binding protein H-like; the encoded protein is MEAATALELCDIYPGWLPLHLAQLTEVEDRSLALPLSCEVIGGSNYRGCTKHLRQFPAQSPHFWPLGALSAEDAKTTNETPWNPWVRREHPKIWLPQAQRQTYVRKVGDTLNLLIPFQGKPQPQAMRTHDGCALDASHVSMRNGERDSNLFIREAQCADLGHYQLHVQLGGLEATATTDTLVIGTVGGMGDDVVLGGSHPSLKRNQHREPGKRGCGTQWWVKGGVAEQKRRGPSW